One stretch of Pseudoramibacter sp. DNA includes these proteins:
- a CDS encoding glycosyltransferase, which translates to MKILHVCLADPFTHKGGLNQYCKDLLLEQKRQGHDAKVMFPVGERKGHQVKVKSKGEDKFIVVNALPVAVNRGIDDPDRYMKKVDPSGYQRFLAQYEPDVIHVHSIQGIHLEFFQCAKGMGIPIVFTTHDYYPLCFRCVLYTRDNILCTESTPHKCAACNFHSGMSSKMQAVYQSYFYQEHKNDALINKLKHKLIKHHDHGENLQSKPEQIPEELVCEFEALGKYYQEIFSYFDCVLGNSLMTLEIYKKAFPNANYLYVPITHAGITPQRRPLSNKKVFNIAYMGGCRKDKGYDVFEKALDLLEENASNLWEAWFYGEGHYPENTSNERHKHYEGYFTENRVEYIWENTDILVVPSQWPETFGFIMIEALARDIPVICSDLVGSRSILEEVDLQLIFDHQSSDDLAQKILDLLKPENYQNVVKQIQNLSFDFDMSHHTKRLIGVYQNDLH; encoded by the coding sequence ATGAAGATATTACATGTTTGTTTGGCAGATCCCTTTACCCATAAAGGCGGTCTCAACCAGTACTGCAAAGATTTGCTACTGGAGCAGAAACGCCAAGGGCATGATGCGAAAGTCATGTTTCCTGTCGGTGAGAGAAAAGGCCATCAAGTCAAAGTTAAATCCAAAGGCGAGGATAAATTTATTGTCGTTAATGCGCTTCCTGTTGCTGTGAACCGCGGCATCGACGACCCCGATCGGTATATGAAGAAAGTGGATCCCAGTGGCTATCAGCGCTTTTTAGCACAGTATGAGCCAGATGTCATTCACGTGCACAGCATTCAGGGCATTCATTTAGAATTTTTTCAATGTGCGAAGGGAATGGGGATACCAATTGTTTTTACAACCCACGATTATTACCCTCTTTGTTTCCGATGCGTGCTTTACACGCGGGACAATATCCTCTGTACAGAAAGTACGCCTCATAAATGCGCTGCATGTAATTTTCATTCGGGCATGAGTTCAAAAATGCAGGCGGTGTATCAGAGTTATTTTTATCAGGAACATAAAAACGATGCACTTATCAATAAGCTGAAACATAAATTGATAAAACATCACGATCATGGGGAAAATCTACAGTCAAAACCTGAGCAGATTCCGGAAGAACTTGTATGCGAATTTGAAGCGTTGGGGAAATATTATCAGGAGATTTTTTCGTATTTCGACTGTGTTCTGGGAAACAGTCTCATGACACTGGAAATTTACAAAAAAGCATTTCCAAATGCAAATTATCTCTATGTTCCGATTACCCACGCGGGGATTACCCCTCAAAGGCGGCCGTTATCAAATAAAAAAGTTTTTAATATCGCCTACATGGGTGGATGCCGAAAAGACAAAGGCTATGATGTTTTTGAAAAAGCGTTGGATTTGTTAGAAGAAAATGCATCGAATCTTTGGGAAGCCTGGTTTTACGGTGAAGGCCATTATCCGGAAAACACATCAAACGAACGACACAAACATTATGAGGGTTATTTCACGGAGAATCGGGTAGAGTATATTTGGGAAAACACGGACATATTGGTGGTACCCAGTCAATGGCCTGAGACTTTTGGGTTTATTATGATTGAGGCTTTAGCCAGAGATATTCCGGTCATTTGTTCAGATCTCGTCGGGAGCCGGAGTATTCTTGAAGAGGTTGATCTTCAATTGATATTTGATCATCAAAGTTCAGATGATTTAGCTCAAAAAATACTAGATTTATTAAAACCAGAAAATTATCAAAATGTCGTGAAGCAAATACAGAACCTATCCTTTGATTTTGACATGTCACATCATACAAAAAGATTGATCGGAGTTTATCAAAATGATTTACATTGA
- the rfbA gene encoding glucose-1-phosphate thymidylyltransferase RfbA: protein MKGIILAGGSGTRLYPLTTVTSKQLLPVYDKPMIYYPLSTLMLAGIRDILIISTPEDTPRFEALLGDGHQFGITLSYKVQPSPDGLAQAFILGKEFIGDEPCAMVLGDNIFYGNGFGTLLRAAVKDAEQGKATVFGYYVSDPERFGVVDFDADGKVLSIEEKPEQPKSNYAVTGLYFYPKGVSARAEKVQPSARGELEITTLNEMYLNADALNVKLLGRGYAWLDTGTMDSLVDAADFVRTIEKRQGIAISAPEEIAYINHWIDEAQLRESAEKYGKSPYGAHLKRVADGQIKY from the coding sequence GTGAAAGGAATAATTTTGGCAGGAGGGTCCGGCACGCGGCTTTATCCGCTGACGACGGTCACTTCCAAACAATTACTGCCGGTTTACGACAAACCGATGATTTATTACCCGCTGTCGACATTGATGCTGGCGGGCATCCGGGATATTTTGATTATTTCAACCCCAGAAGATACGCCGCGGTTTGAAGCTTTACTTGGAGACGGCCACCAATTTGGCATCACGCTGTCTTACAAAGTCCAGCCGTCACCGGACGGACTGGCCCAGGCCTTTATTTTAGGTAAGGAATTCATTGGGGATGAACCCTGCGCGATGGTACTCGGCGACAATATTTTTTACGGCAACGGTTTTGGAACTTTGCTTCGGGCCGCTGTAAAAGACGCCGAGCAGGGGAAGGCGACCGTTTTCGGCTATTACGTCTCAGATCCCGAACGCTTCGGCGTCGTGGATTTTGATGCAGACGGCAAGGTGCTTTCGATTGAAGAAAAACCAGAGCAGCCGAAATCCAATTACGCGGTGACTGGGCTTTACTTCTATCCGAAGGGCGTCAGTGCGCGGGCTGAAAAAGTGCAGCCTTCGGCACGGGGAGAACTGGAAATCACGACACTCAACGAAATGTATTTAAACGCGGACGCCCTCAACGTGAAGCTTTTGGGGCGCGGTTACGCCTGGCTCGATACAGGTACCATGGACAGCTTAGTCGATGCAGCTGATTTTGTACGCACCATCGAAAAGCGCCAGGGCATCGCGATTTCAGCACCAGAAGAAATTGCTTACATCAATCATTGGATCGATGAAGCCCAATTGCGGGAATCGGCAGAAAAATACGGGAAGAGTCCCTACGGTGCGCACTTGAAGCGCGTCGCTGACGGACAGATAAAATATTAA
- a CDS encoding CpsD/CapB family tyrosine-protein kinase yields the protein MNLIIAGKQKDRNDHILLPDIQSETIIEAYRVLRTNLLTIQQKQGIKTLLMTSAVAGEGKTTTAINLALSLTQAGQKVVLVDGNFRTGNVAERLNLPKEQAGLMNLLKGETDLVPAVVSAEKYDDLKVLPKGTSADFTSDDISLDSLTKILSELKGDYDWVIIDSAPASFSDTLMMAGAVDGVLLCIRQYASAQDEVKQALLQLQNAGGNVIGTAMTRVDLKVEDTAKRLYAKQI from the coding sequence ATGAATTTGATCATCGCAGGAAAACAAAAGGACCGAAACGATCATATTTTATTGCCGGACATTCAATCGGAAACGATTATTGAAGCTTACCGTGTGCTGCGGACGAATTTGCTAACGATTCAGCAGAAGCAGGGAATCAAGACACTTTTGATGACATCAGCTGTTGCAGGGGAAGGCAAAACGACGACGGCGATCAATTTGGCGCTGAGTTTAACACAAGCTGGTCAGAAAGTGGTTCTCGTGGACGGCAATTTTAGAACGGGGAACGTCGCAGAGCGCCTGAATCTTCCGAAAGAACAAGCAGGTTTGATGAATCTTTTAAAAGGGGAAACTGATTTGGTGCCGGCAGTCGTTTCTGCTGAAAAATACGATGATTTAAAGGTTTTGCCAAAAGGCACTTCGGCAGACTTTACTTCTGATGATATCAGCCTTGATTCATTAACAAAAATTTTAAGTGAGCTGAAAGGCGATTATGACTGGGTGATCATTGATTCTGCACCGGCAAGTTTTTCTGATACGCTGATGATGGCAGGAGCAGTGGACGGCGTTCTGCTGTGTATTCGCCAGTACGCATCGGCTCAGGATGAGGTCAAACAGGCATTGCTTCAATTGCAAAATGCTGGAGGAAACGTCATCGGAACGGCGATGACCCGGGTGGATCTGAAAGTAGAGGATACAGCGAAACGCCTGTACGCAAAACAAATCTAA
- a CDS encoding glycosyltransferase family 2 protein codes for METDKKKTISVAMCTYNGSRFLEEQLNSITGQTCLPDEIVICDDGSSDDTMGIADKCLADWPGTVHIERNAQNLGFVKNFEKAIGLCHGDIIFLSDQDDVWHREKIEVMMHVFEEHPEAAMVFHDAALVDQDLKPLYPSFWKNTLEFDYRLFLNHDYKRLYASNVVQGSACAFKKQVYEKAAPFYGDFHDEWLALVSLTIGEIVPIPKSLMKYRQASNALGGMPVSSTAKTKEVMKNTKERYLSDIKKYHRQLELMNTLMERYQIEEKSYPLDIKGYTHFLRKRIEFLEHRQLSQIFAFNQYRRYLFDYKKSYFKDIFEIVFRK; via the coding sequence ATGGAAACCGATAAGAAAAAAACCATTTCGGTTGCGATGTGTACGTACAATGGCAGCCGTTTTCTTGAAGAACAGCTGAACAGCATCACGGGTCAGACCTGTCTGCCCGATGAGATTGTCATTTGCGATGACGGATCGTCAGACGATACGATGGGTATTGCCGATAAGTGCCTGGCGGATTGGCCGGGGACGGTGCACATTGAACGGAATGCGCAAAATTTGGGCTTTGTCAAAAATTTTGAAAAAGCGATTGGTCTGTGTCATGGCGATATCATTTTTTTAAGTGATCAGGATGATGTCTGGCATCGGGAGAAGATTGAAGTCATGATGCATGTTTTTGAAGAGCATCCGGAAGCGGCGATGGTCTTTCACGATGCGGCGCTGGTCGATCAGGATCTCAAACCGCTGTATCCTTCTTTTTGGAAGAATACATTAGAATTTGATTATAGGCTGTTTCTCAATCATGATTATAAAAGATTGTATGCGAGCAATGTGGTGCAGGGCAGTGCCTGTGCCTTTAAGAAACAAGTCTATGAAAAGGCTGCGCCGTTTTATGGTGATTTCCACGATGAATGGCTGGCGCTTGTGTCATTAACGATCGGCGAAATTGTACCCATTCCCAAATCTTTGATGAAGTATCGCCAGGCCAGTAATGCACTGGGCGGTATGCCCGTTTCCAGTACGGCAAAGACAAAAGAAGTCATGAAAAATACCAAAGAGCGGTATCTCAGCGATATCAAAAAATATCACAGGCAGCTGGAGCTCATGAACACGCTGATGGAACGCTACCAAATTGAAGAAAAAAGCTATCCCCTTGATATAAAAGGCTATACTCATTTTTTAAGGAAAAGAATTGAATTTTTAGAACACCGGCAATTATCTCAGATTTTTGCTTTTAATCAATACCGCCGATATTTATTTGATTATAAAAAAAGTTATTTCAAAGATATTTTTGAAATTGTATTTAGAAAATAA
- the rfbC gene encoding dTDP-4-dehydrorhamnose 3,5-epimerase — MGQIKVEKNVGGIEGLCIIEPAVHGDERGYFMETYNQNDMKEAGFDIDFVQDNQSMSTKGVLRGLHFQKHYPQCKLVRAIRGDVFDVAVDLRADSKTYGKWYGVELTEENKKQFLIPEGFAHGFLVLSDIAEFCYKVNDFWHPNDEGGMAWNDPEIGIEWPQVVGEYQGSCSAEGYTLSDGTPLNLSDKDQKWLGIKDTFKFNS; from the coding sequence ATGGGACAGATTAAAGTTGAAAAAAACGTCGGCGGCATTGAAGGCCTCTGCATTATCGAACCGGCGGTTCACGGCGATGAACGGGGCTATTTCATGGAAACCTACAATCAGAACGACATGAAGGAAGCCGGTTTTGACATTGACTTTGTGCAGGACAACCAGTCCATGTCGACCAAAGGGGTGCTCCGGGGACTGCATTTCCAGAAGCATTATCCCCAGTGCAAACTGGTGCGCGCCATTAGAGGCGACGTCTTCGATGTGGCCGTCGACCTGCGGGCAGATTCCAAGACCTACGGCAAATGGTACGGCGTTGAACTGACGGAAGAAAACAAGAAACAGTTCTTGATTCCCGAAGGCTTTGCCCACGGTTTCCTCGTGCTTTCAGACATCGCGGAATTCTGCTACAAAGTCAATGATTTCTGGCACCCTAACGATGAAGGGGGCATGGCCTGGAACGATCCGGAAATCGGCATTGAATGGCCCCAGGTTGTCGGCGAATACCAGGGCAGCTGCAGCGCAGAAGGCTATACCTTAAGCGACGGCACGCCCCTTAATTTGTCCGATAAAGACCAGAAGTGGCTGGGGATCAAGGATACTTTTAAATTTAATTCATAA
- the rfbD gene encoding dTDP-4-dehydrorhamnose reductase, which yields MKVLVTGVAGQLGHDVMNELAKRGYEGIGSDLAEQYTGMDDGSPVAKMPYVSLDITNSAQVSRVIQDLQPDVVVHCAAWTAVDAAEDEENRAKVEAVNVTGTENIAKVCADVGAKMVYLSTDYVFDGQGTEPWQPDQKDFKPLNVYGKTKLAGEKAVRKCLTKYFIVRIAWVFGINGHNFIKTMLKVGKTHDEVRVVNDQIGTPTYTYDLARLLVDMIETDRYGTYHATNSELAEDNGFGTKTGYISWYDFTREIYRQAGYTTKVTPVTTEEYGLSKAKRPFNSRLDKLKLAANGFKPLPDWTDALSRYLKILKDYQE from the coding sequence ATGAAAGTTTTAGTAACAGGCGTCGCAGGACAGCTCGGCCACGATGTAATGAACGAGCTCGCCAAGAGGGGCTATGAAGGCATCGGCTCTGATTTGGCTGAGCAGTATACCGGAATGGATGACGGCAGTCCTGTGGCGAAAATGCCCTACGTCAGTCTGGATATTACGAATTCAGCCCAGGTCAGCCGCGTCATTCAAGATTTGCAGCCCGATGTGGTGGTGCACTGCGCCGCTTGGACAGCAGTGGACGCGGCGGAAGACGAAGAAAACCGCGCAAAAGTTGAAGCGGTCAACGTTACCGGTACTGAAAATATCGCCAAAGTCTGCGCGGATGTGGGCGCTAAAATGGTTTATTTGAGCACGGATTACGTGTTCGACGGTCAGGGCACCGAACCGTGGCAGCCAGATCAGAAGGATTTCAAGCCCCTCAATGTTTACGGGAAGACAAAGCTTGCCGGGGAAAAAGCGGTCCGGAAGTGTCTCACAAAATACTTTATCGTCCGGATTGCCTGGGTGTTCGGCATCAACGGCCATAATTTCATCAAGACTATGCTGAAAGTCGGCAAAACCCACGACGAAGTCCGGGTCGTCAATGATCAAATCGGCACACCGACTTACACGTACGATCTTGCGCGGCTGCTGGTCGACATGATTGAAACCGACCGCTACGGCACCTATCATGCGACGAACAGCGAACTTGCGGAAGACAACGGATTCGGTACCAAGACCGGCTACATTTCATGGTACGATTTCACAAGAGAAATCTACCGTCAGGCGGGCTATACGACAAAAGTTACGCCAGTGACGACGGAAGAATATGGCCTTTCTAAAGCAAAGCGGCCCTTTAACAGCCGGCTGGACAAGTTGAAACTCGCAGCGAATGGTTTTAAACCGCTGCCGGACTGGACAGACGCTTTGAGCCGTTATCTTAAAATTTTAAAAGATTATCAGGAATAG
- a CDS encoding glycosyltransferase, whose protein sequence is MFSIICAYNNKKILDDLLLKSLNEQVGAEYEIILINAQKHGFQSASETLNYGCSKAKGDFLIVCHQDIVFQRQDILAQISHFCQEYDFGVAGVAGLTRIKGNQVVASKITEGPNRALAGNFHNFTTPLESMSLDECLFIIPKDVYQQHRFNDLGKTWHLYASDLACACLRDHLKVMTFPIDGIYHASNGKSFNMNYFEALINLAKLYKKDFKTIYTIYDKWSTNSLVLRMKIFYRKLRYKILEK, encoded by the coding sequence ATGTTTTCGATAATTTGTGCATATAATAATAAAAAAATTTTAGATGATTTGTTGCTAAAATCCTTAAACGAACAAGTTGGTGCAGAATATGAAATCATTTTAATCAATGCCCAAAAGCACGGATTTCAATCAGCATCTGAAACGCTCAATTATGGTTGTTCCAAAGCTAAGGGAGATTTCCTGATTGTTTGTCATCAGGATATTGTTTTTCAGCGCCAGGATATCTTAGCTCAGATTAGTCATTTTTGCCAAGAATATGATTTTGGCGTAGCTGGCGTAGCTGGTCTTACTAGAATTAAAGGAAATCAGGTTGTAGCTTCAAAAATAACCGAAGGACCGAATCGTGCGTTAGCTGGTAATTTCCATAATTTTACGACGCCACTGGAATCTATGAGTTTGGATGAATGCTTGTTTATTATCCCTAAGGACGTTTATCAACAACATCGTTTTAATGATCTGGGGAAAACATGGCATTTATATGCTTCTGATTTAGCCTGTGCCTGTCTTAGAGACCATTTAAAGGTCATGACATTTCCGATTGATGGAATTTATCATGCATCGAATGGCAAGTCATTTAATATGAATTACTTTGAGGCGTTAATCAACTTGGCAAAATTATATAAGAAGGATTTTAAAACGATTTATACCATTTATGATAAATGGTCAACAAATTCATTGGTCTTAAGAATGAAAATCTTTTATCGAAAACTCAGATATAAAATATTAGAGAAATAA
- the rfbB gene encoding dTDP-glucose 4,6-dehydratase, with amino-acid sequence MKLIVTGGAGFIGSNFIFHWRSAHPEDQIICLDKLTYAGNLSTLKDILDAPNFKFVKADICDRPTVYALFEEEKPDVVVNFAAESHVDRSIEDPSIFLKTNILGTSVLMDACRKYGITRYHQVSTDEVYGDLPLDRPDLMFTEETPIHTSSPYSASKASADLLVLAYHRTYGLPVTISRCSNNYGPYHFPEKLIPLMIINALHDEKLPVYGDGKNVRDWLYVEDHCRAIDLIIHKGKVGEIYNVGGHNEMANIDIVKLICKALDKPESLIEHVTDRKGHDRRYAIDPAKIHRELGWLPETKFADGIKKTIDWYLNHEDWWQPIIDGEYQNYYQQMYGNR; translated from the coding sequence ATGAAACTTATTGTCACCGGCGGGGCCGGTTTTATTGGCAGCAACTTTATTTTTCATTGGCGTTCCGCCCATCCGGAAGACCAGATCATTTGTCTCGACAAATTGACTTATGCCGGCAATTTGTCGACATTAAAAGACATTCTCGATGCGCCGAATTTTAAATTTGTCAAGGCGGATATCTGCGACCGTCCGACGGTTTACGCGCTGTTCGAAGAAGAAAAACCGGACGTCGTGGTCAATTTCGCGGCGGAATCTCATGTAGACCGATCCATCGAAGACCCGTCGATTTTCTTAAAGACGAACATCCTCGGCACGTCGGTTTTGATGGACGCCTGCCGGAAATACGGCATTACCCGTTATCACCAGGTTTCTACCGATGAAGTGTACGGAGATCTGCCCCTCGATCGGCCGGATCTGATGTTCACAGAAGAAACGCCGATTCACACGTCGAGCCCTTACTCGGCTTCTAAAGCGTCGGCCGATTTGCTCGTCTTGGCTTATCACAGAACCTACGGTCTGCCCGTGACCATCTCCAGATGCTCTAACAACTACGGGCCGTATCATTTTCCGGAAAAACTCATTCCGCTGATGATCATCAACGCCCTTCACGACGAAAAACTGCCGGTTTACGGCGATGGTAAAAATGTTAGAGACTGGCTCTACGTCGAAGATCACTGCCGGGCTATCGATCTCATCATCCACAAAGGCAAAGTTGGCGAAATTTACAACGTTGGCGGCCACAACGAAATGGCCAATATCGACATCGTCAAATTGATCTGCAAAGCCCTCGACAAACCGGAAAGTTTGATCGAACATGTGACAGACCGCAAGGGCCACGACCGGCGCTATGCTATCGATCCAGCGAAGATTCACCGTGAATTGGGATGGCTACCGGAAACGAAGTTCGCCGACGGCATTAAAAAGACAATCGACTGGTATCTGAACCACGAAGACTGGTGGCAGCCGATTATCGACGGGGAATATCAGAATTATTATCAGCAGATGTATGGAAACCGATAA
- a CDS encoding alpha-1,2-fucosyltransferase — protein sequence MIYIEMYGRLGNQFFRYAAARAVQLKYYPDEKLCFNFQQIDDLHQTDPSFYNVLADFNVADYETYHKGGKVLKNESSFCQKMVCAFYYRGLRKIETPKMTEQVEYEHKWLSVLNKYGIYWFRTGFCQIAKSKSKNKFLSGGFESPQYFDEIRDILLKELQPKQPLIPKNAELFEKINQTNSICLSVRRGDFESNSKIKALHSVCHQDYFLKAIEIIKQKVQNPVFFLFSDDIEWVKANIHTECETYYEDGTDPVWEKLRLMSACKHFIISNSTFSWWCQWLSTNPDKVVVSPSHWFNNDYVSPLILDDWIKI from the coding sequence ATGATTTACATTGAAATGTACGGCAGATTGGGCAATCAGTTTTTCCGTTACGCTGCTGCAAGAGCGGTTCAGCTCAAATATTATCCAGATGAAAAGCTGTGTTTCAATTTTCAGCAAATCGATGATCTTCATCAAACAGATCCTTCTTTTTATAATGTGCTGGCTGATTTTAATGTAGCAGACTATGAAACCTATCACAAGGGCGGAAAAGTTTTAAAAAATGAAAGCAGTTTTTGTCAGAAAATGGTTTGTGCGTTTTATTATCGTGGACTTAGAAAAATTGAAACGCCAAAAATGACAGAACAGGTTGAATATGAGCACAAATGGCTATCAGTGTTAAATAAATATGGGATCTACTGGTTCCGGACTGGGTTTTGTCAGATTGCGAAATCAAAGTCAAAAAACAAGTTTTTGTCAGGTGGGTTTGAATCACCGCAGTATTTTGACGAAATTCGAGATATATTGTTAAAAGAGCTTCAGCCTAAGCAGCCGTTGATTCCCAAAAATGCGGAATTATTTGAAAAAATTAATCAGACTAATTCCATTTGTCTCAGCGTCCGCAGAGGTGATTTTGAATCAAACTCAAAAATAAAAGCGCTACACAGCGTTTGTCATCAGGATTATTTTTTAAAGGCAATTGAAATCATCAAACAAAAAGTTCAAAATCCGGTGTTTTTCTTATTTTCAGATGATATTGAATGGGTAAAGGCCAATATTCATACAGAATGCGAAACCTATTATGAAGATGGAACAGATCCAGTGTGGGAAAAATTAAGGCTGATGAGTGCCTGCAAACATTTTATTATTTCGAACAGCACGTTTAGTTGGTGGTGTCAATGGCTTTCAACAAATCCTGATAAAGTAGTTGTATCACCAAGTCATTGGTTCAATAATGATTATGTTTCACCTTTAATATTGGACGATTGGATTAAAATTTAG
- the cps2T gene encoding beta 1-4 rhamnosyltransferase Cps2T yields MQHIFIVGCKGIPGHYGGYETFVDKLTEYHQDNQSLHYYVACRDDLNEEQPVFKYHNATCFNVKTPNIGSARAILYDVRALKWCCQYIQAHQIEKPIVYVLACRIGPFFSKYVRRIHQLGGKVFVNPDGHEWMRAKWSKPVRKYWKYSEKLMVKHADLLVCDSKNIEKYIQETYAEYAPKTTFIAYGSETKPSSLKDDDPKFTNWLREHKLRAHEYYLVVGRFVPENNYETMIAEFMKSHTKKDFAIIATTNDALLDELQNKLFFRRDRRIKFVGTVYDSELLKKIRENAYGYFHGHEVGGTNPSLLEALGSTKLNLLLKVGFNEEVGEDAALYWTKKPGNLASLIDRADQLDQQVLDAYGEKAKKRIQDAYSWPFIADQYRKIFCE; encoded by the coding sequence ATGCAACACATTTTTATCGTAGGCTGTAAGGGCATCCCAGGACATTACGGCGGTTACGAAACTTTTGTAGATAAGCTTACTGAGTATCATCAAGATAATCAAAGTCTCCATTATTATGTTGCGTGCCGGGATGATTTGAACGAAGAACAGCCCGTTTTTAAGTATCACAATGCGACATGCTTTAATGTCAAGACGCCGAATATCGGCTCGGCACGGGCGATTCTGTATGACGTCCGCGCTTTGAAATGGTGCTGTCAATATATTCAGGCTCATCAGATTGAAAAACCGATCGTCTATGTTCTCGCGTGCCGAATTGGCCCCTTTTTTTCCAAATACGTGCGGCGTATTCACCAATTGGGCGGAAAAGTTTTTGTGAATCCTGATGGACATGAGTGGATGCGTGCGAAATGGAGCAAACCGGTTCGCAAATACTGGAAATATTCGGAAAAGCTTATGGTCAAGCACGCGGATTTGTTGGTGTGTGACAGTAAGAACATCGAAAAGTATATTCAGGAAACTTATGCCGAATACGCTCCCAAGACGACGTTTATCGCTTACGGCTCCGAAACTAAACCTTCTTCGCTTAAAGACGACGATCCGAAGTTTACCAATTGGCTTCGCGAACATAAATTAAGGGCTCATGAGTATTACCTCGTAGTGGGGCGTTTTGTCCCGGAAAACAACTACGAAACCATGATCGCCGAATTTATGAAATCCCACACGAAAAAGGATTTTGCCATCATCGCGACCACAAACGACGCCTTGCTGGATGAACTGCAGAATAAATTGTTCTTTAGACGAGACCGCCGAATCAAATTCGTCGGTACAGTGTACGATTCGGAATTATTGAAGAAGATCCGGGAAAATGCCTACGGCTATTTCCACGGGCATGAAGTCGGTGGGACCAATCCCAGTTTGCTGGAAGCCCTTGGCAGCACAAAACTAAATTTACTGCTGAAAGTCGGTTTTAATGAAGAAGTGGGTGAAGACGCTGCCCTTTACTGGACGAAGAAACCAGGCAATCTGGCGAGTTTAATTGACCGTGCAGATCAGTTGGATCAACAGGTTTTGGATGCATACGGCGAAAAGGCAAAAAAGCGCATCCAGGACGCTTACAGCTGGCCGTTTATTGCGGATCAATACAGAAAGATTTTTTGCGAATAG
- a CDS encoding DUF4422 domain-containing protein — MINMKIYIITHKKFKNIVDSDLYQPLLVGADYNSGDTGYLRDNDFPQNISSKNKNYCELTGLYWIWKRSNEDFVGLCHYRRYFTTSKHFPRTHILDKAKTAEIFEQYDIILPARDKNIFYGMNAKEQFAYCHDVTIWDQCKAIIESNCSDYLKDINWFEQQTTAYCYNMMISNKAICDAYCEWLFPILFEMEKQIDLSQYNSYNQRMFGFVSERLLNIWVHHQHLKVKELPIYNSEDKRSALKKAYDNIKIKAIMKKEIKKRRGNHLECKD; from the coding sequence ATGATCAATATGAAAATTTATATTATTACACATAAAAAATTCAAGAATATTGTCGATTCTGATCTTTATCAGCCCTTGTTAGTAGGTGCAGATTACAATTCGGGTGATACAGGCTATCTAAGAGACAATGATTTTCCTCAAAATATATCTTCCAAAAATAAAAATTATTGTGAGTTGACCGGATTGTATTGGATTTGGAAAAGATCAAACGAAGATTTTGTCGGTCTTTGTCATTACCGTAGATATTTTACAACTTCCAAGCACTTTCCCAGGACTCATATTTTAGATAAAGCAAAAACTGCTGAGATTTTCGAACAATATGATATCATTTTGCCTGCAAGAGATAAGAACATTTTTTATGGCATGAATGCAAAAGAGCAGTTTGCGTATTGTCATGATGTGACAATTTGGGATCAATGTAAGGCAATTATCGAATCAAACTGCTCCGATTATTTAAAAGATATTAATTGGTTTGAACAACAGACAACAGCGTATTGCTATAACATGATGATTTCAAATAAGGCTATTTGTGATGCGTATTGCGAGTGGCTTTTCCCAATTTTGTTCGAGATGGAAAAACAGATTGATCTTAGCCAATATAATTCCTACAATCAGCGGATGTTTGGTTTTGTTTCAGAACGCCTTTTAAATATTTGGGTTCATCATCAGCATTTAAAAGTGAAAGAGCTTCCGATTTATAATTCTGAGGACAAACGTTCTGCTTTAAAAAAAGCTTATGATAATATAAAGATCAAAGCAATAATGAAGAAAGAAATCAAAAAGAGAAGAGGAAATCATCTTGAATGCAAGGATTAA